Within the Thermanaeromonas toyohensis ToBE genome, the region TAACCGGCCTCTCCAGATACCCTCTACTTCCCCACCCACTAAACTTAAGGCCCGCCTAGCCTCTTCTACTTCTTCCTCAGCTCGGGGCCCCTTATAGGCCACCAGCTTCCCTCCTAACTTTAAGAGCGGTAATCCATATTCTACCAAGACCCGTAGCTCCGCCACGGCCCGCACTAAAGCTAAATCGAAGGATGCCCGCCAATTTTCCTTTTGCCCTAGTTCCTCAGCCCGGGCCACCTTACAAATTACATCCTGTAATCCCAACTCCCCCAATACCCGCTGCACAAAAGCTAATTTTTTGTGCTTACTATCCACTAAAGTTACGGATAGGTCCGGGCGATAAATTTTTACCACCAGGCCAGGAAGCCCTGCCCCCGTACCGATGTCCACCACCCGAGCACCCTTTGGAACATCAAGGGCAAAAAAAAGGAGAAGGGAATCTAAA harbors:
- the rsmG gene encoding 16S rRNA (guanine(527)-N(7))-methyltransferase RsmG, which encodes MASQGGSIEELRRFLEEQGLPVEASQAELLYRYGRMLKEAGESLNLSAIREEKEIWRKHFLDSLLLFFALDVPKGARVVDIGTGAGLPGLVVKIYRPDLSVTLVDSKHKKLAFVQRVLGELGLQDVICKVARAEELGQKENWRASFDLALVRAVAELRVLVEYGLPLLKLGGKLVAYKGPRAEEEVEEARRALSLVGGEVEGIWRGRLPGVGEERKIVIIRKTIPTSPAWPRRAGIPSKRPL